In Monodelphis domestica isolate mMonDom1 chromosome 4, mMonDom1.pri, whole genome shotgun sequence, one DNA window encodes the following:
- the LOC100019401 gene encoding olfactory receptor 51F2-like: MSTLNSSTLQPLTFLLTGIPGMSATQVWISIPFCILYAIALTGNSMILFVVIHERSLHEPMYYFLSMLSATDLGLSLCTLSTTLGVLWFDAREITLDACMAQMFFLHSFTFMESGVLLAMAFDRFIAICDPLRYATILTKTRIIQIGLAVGVRVIAVITPMVLLVKRLSFCQGKVLSHSYCYHIDFIKLSCTDNQINSIMGLFVLFSTSGIDCPCILISYVLIIHSVLNIASPEERKKAFNTCISHISAVAIFFIPLISLSLVHRYSHNAPPFVHTMMANIFLLVPPVLNPIIYSVKTKQIRRAIIKVLNRKKNK, encoded by the exons ATGTCAACTCTCAATAGTAGCACTTTGCAGCCTCTGACCTTCCTTCTGACGGGTATTCCTGGAATGAGTGCTACCCAAGTCTGgatttctattcctttttgtatCCTTTATGCCATTGCCCTCACTGGAAATAGCATGATATTATTTGTAGTAATCCATGAGAGGAGTCTCCATGAGCCCATGTACTACTTCCTCTCCATGTTGTCAGCCACTGACTTGGGTTTGTCCCTCTGCACTCTCTCCACAACACTGGGAGTTTTGTGGTTTGATGCCCGAGAGATCACTCTTGATGCCTGCATGGCCCAGATGTTTTTCCTTCACAGTTTCACTTTCATGGAGTCTGGGGTGCTGCTGGCCATGGCCTTCGACCGTTTCATCGCCATCTGTGATCCACTGAGGTATGCTACCATACTCACAAAAACCAGAATTATCCAGATTGGCTTGGCTGTAGGGGTGAGAGTAATCGCAGTCATTACACCTATGGTGTTGCTTGTCAAGAGGCTCTCATTCTGCCAGGGAAAAGTTCTTTCTCACTCCTACTGTTACCATATTGACTTCATCAAGTTGTCATGCACAGATAACCAAATCAATAGCATCATGGGGCTGTTTGTTCTCTTTTCAACATCAGGCATTGACTGTCCCTGCATCCTCATTTCCTATGTTCTGATAATCCATTCAGTGCTGAACATTGCATCACCCGAGGAGCGGAAGAAAGCCTTCAACACATGCATTTCTCATATTAGTGCTGTCGCCATATTCTTCATTCCTCTCATCAGTTTATCTCTAGTGCATCGTTATAGCCACAATGCCCCACCATTTGTGCACACTATGATGGCCAATATCTTTCTCCTTGTCCCTCCTGTACTCAATCCCATTATCTACAGTGTGAAGACCAAACAGATACGAAGAGCTATCATCAAAGTT ctcaatagaaagaaaaataaataa